GGAAGCTGTGGCTCAGTAGGAGAACTTTGTGCACCAGCAGGCCTCGCTGGAGCAGGGGGTGCTTTGGGTTTCTCTTTAGCAGGTGCTGGTTCAGCTTTAGGCGCTTTCTTCTCCTCACTGGTCTTTTGGGTTGGCTGAGGAGCAGCTTTCTCAGATGTAGTCTCGGATGGAGCAACATGAGTAGTAGCATCGGCAGACCTTGAAATAATTGCTATCTTGTTACCTGGCTCAACTGTATCTCCTTCATTGGCTAGAAGCTGCAAATCATTAAGCAATTTTAACGAGAGAGAAAATATTGCTTTATATCATTTTAAGTGAGAGTCagaaataaaaacaatataaaTCTCTTTCACATTACCTTCACAATCACACCTGACTCCGGACTAGAAACGTCAATTGTCACCTAATTCAGgaataatagaaaatatataGCATTAGTTATttagaaataaagaaaatttgATCCACTAATAACCACCAAAATCATTAATGAAGATTTGCATATTTCCCCAAATAACCTTATCTGTTTCAATTTGAGCTATTGGTTCATCAACAGCAACCCTGTCACCAGGCCCTGTTCCCACCAAAACAGAACACAAGGCGGTAAATTAACAAgaactattaaaaataattcaatcaTGTCACCTATAATATAATACAAGAGGCAAGTTAGCATACTCTTCAAGAATTTTGCCAGGGTTCCATCAGCAATAGATTCAGCCAAAGGAGGGACCACAACATCAACATTATCTCCTTCATCACAAATATAAACAACATTAGATGTGTTAAAATAAGAGCATTCAAGGAGGGGGGAAATAAAAGcaaaagcaaaaaacaaaacTGGATACTTAAAAAACAAAGCATTAAGACCTGCATTAAAAAACTCTTTCTTTCACAAAAAGGACCATGTTGGTCCTAGACATTAGATTCTCCCAAATTCCTTGAGATATGCCCAATTGATACAGTGCACAGAAACAAAACTACTCAGATGTTATATTAAGTAATGTACTTTAGGGTAAGAGAATAAGTGACTAATGAGTTCTGAAGAGTTGGGGGACTCTAGAATTGTTCCTAACCACTGCAATATAGTATTCACTAAATCAATTCCATCATATCCCCCCCCCCTTTTTTCCTCCCCCTCAAAAGAATACTCCTCTTTACAGGTGCAGTTACCCACCACGAATAAAAGAAGCACAAACTATAGATGCAACGTAAATGAGAGAAACTGATAGTCACATAATCTCACCACTGTCTGATGAAAATGGACGCCTCCATGTTTGCATGGTAGCCTCTTGACAAAAAACCTCCCTACATAGCAACAGGTTAATCAGGACAGTTTCTATAACTATGAGAGGAAGGAAGCAGGGGAAAATAATCAAGTAGATGAACATTAAGATGTAAGACAAATACTTGAAACATGTTTTGGGAATAATAATCGGGCATGCATGAACAACATACAATAAAGGGATGAATAAAACCAAGGAAAGCAAAGAAATTATTCCAGAGGCAGATTTACCATCACTCATAAGGAAAAATCAAGGCAATTTTGGTGTTGAAAAACAATGCCACACCTCCATCTTAcggaaatattttttaattgtcaTTTTTTCCTGTTCTAAAAAAGTTTGTTCTGATAGGAAACAGAAAagtttcaaattatttttttcatcctAGCCTTTTTCCAAAAAGCATAAGAACGTTATTGATCTTCCAAAGGTTAATTGACTCGCCACCTTACATTTAGTCCCTGTAATCAAACCTTAAAGGCATGCCCAGTGTAGACTGCAGACTCATTTTTCTATTTCCGGCTTGACCTAATTTCCATCCACGAAATAGAATCTTAAAGCAATAATTAAAGCCTCTGACTAATAAATGAAGTCACTAACCTCATAGGTTTTACATTGACCCAGCACCCTGCAAAAGCAATAACATTGATGACgcaaaatttcaaatttgaataaataatttaaaatgacACCAGTTAAAGCATTTCCAAATATAAAATGCACCGAAACTTACCAGGTGTCATGTGAGAGAAGTTCCGGACATTCCCATAGTGTCCTGAATGAAATGAAACCTGttcaacaaaattaaaaataatagtaagAACCATCCAAGGATATAACTAATGAGCAAACAAACAATTAAGGCTCCAGGTAATAAAGATTGCCTGAAAACAAAAAATCCACATTCTGTGAAGGTAAAAATTGCATAAAGAACACACCTTATCAATAAAAGGTAAATCACTCTACAATTATAGATTAGATGTTCAAAGAAATTTGTTTTGTGTAAAACTGTAAAAGTATAATTCAATCAATATAAGGGCAGATAGTAAAAGATAACATTAATAATAAGACGTCCTACAAACTGAAGACGATTGATCAAAGAAATCAACACTTTGTAGTCTTTTAGTAAAATTCATGCTGGACAAAAATCATGCAGCTCAACTCAACAATAAAGGTATAAATCCACATGGAAATAGCAGACTTAACTGACTTTAATTCAGTAAGAACAAGTTTTCACCACACCTCATCAATATTGGACAACCATCTGTATATCCAATCATATTTTGGACAAAATTCAGAGAACACAGAAGAGAACCAATTTTACAGAGAAGCAACTATGATCTAATTCACTGTTCAAACTGTCCAAGAACCACAGAACAACACATGTACACGATTCTCAATATGAGGGACAAATTACCTCCTTTTCAACAATGGAGGAATCTCTGGCAGCAGCTGAGGAGCCAGAGCGGAATTTCCGTGCTGACTGGCTTAAaagctgaaaaaaaaaatcacatcaGGTTTCACTTAAAATATCAACAGATCAACTACCTTCACATTTCACTCCATGTCTccattgaatttgaaatttcaTCATAAGAGATTAGTAAGAGAAAAACTCACCATGGGATATGGGCTGCTAGAAGCAACCCTCCGCCTTATGACACCGAGCATGATTCCGCGGCAACTTTAAAACCTAATTTCACAcgcacaaaaagaaaaaaaagccaACAATTTCAACAAACATCATCAGCTGAGAAATCACTAGCCGTAACAGCAAATTCACGCAACAGATAATATCTTCGATCCAATTCGTTCCAGAGGAAATAACATGCGCCAAATTGTATTCCAGATGTTCTAGATGTAGATTTAAAAAACTACTAACAATTTGAAACAGGAATAATAACAAATGTCGAAGAATAACACAAATGCGAATTCTCTGAGcaaggagagagagaaaacgGAAAGTGCGTAACAGTAAGAAAAAGGTGAATAGAGAAAGGAAGAACCCTAACCGGAGTGAGAAACGCTGAGAGTGATTGGAAGATCGATCGATCGATAGACAGAGAGAGAGAATAAAACGGTAACGGAAGCAGAGAGAAGATCGCCGCCAGCAAAGTGATGAACAAAAGAATtgtttattttagttttctaccttttatttttattatttttgttaatcattaattaacagtatattattattattattattattattattattattattattgtgctTTGTCCAAAATTTCCATGACCCTAATTCTTCGGTATTGTCCTTAGTCGTCACCTATTTTCAAAGAGGGAAAAGTCAAGAATCGCGTGCTTTAGTTACTAATCATCATTCTGTTATTTTTAATAGATACTTTACACAtgtttttcaattaaatctaaCTAAATTAATATAAGATGGACAAAAGAATCGTTCTCATTACTATGATTTAATTGTTCACCcaaactttattattttatttagagtgaattatatgataaatatataagtttacagattttttttttaatatgatgAGAAAAGATTAATAAATATAGGATTTATATTGtgaataacaataaaataataaaaaataactataaaaagaatttatattCTTCCTCTATACTATTTTAGTATAGTACAGtgctcttttatttaattaaagataatttacaATGGAAAAGTACTGCTATACATATAAATCTTTTTGACATATAAGTCATACAAATCACTTATATAATTTGCGCATAAAATCCTGTTTCTCTTTATATCTCgcattcttcttcctcctctcctttcttcttcttcttctcccttttctttgcatttcttctctttttttcgcgtgtttcatcttcatcgttatttttttattattgttgttgttgctgcattttcttcctcttcatctttttattgattttacaacattatgtattttttttcttctttgtttgatttttttccatcaaaaaaaaattatgaaaatatgaaataagaaaaaaaaaaaaaaagaaaaagcagcagaatatgaggaggagggagaggaagagTTTTAAGTTATGCATAACTTATCAGCACACATACACTGAAGATTCTTAAATAATACACTTGAATATTTttgtgttacacccaaatatctttgtgttacacccaaatttgctgcaaatacagaaaaatattttttctaatgtctgcatttttttcttcttcttcttttcttatttatttctttcttttagttgaatgaatgtaagttcatcatctttcaagtaattttgcagcattatgtgtttattcttcttttttgtttgactttttcgtttttattcttgttaagagagtgaaacaagaagaaacttgagaaggtaaaagaaaaagataaagataaataagaaaatggtgatgataatgaaaaaaagaagaagcagcagatgaagaggaggaagaagaagagttttgaattatgcagagcTTATCAGCATACATTcaccgaaaattcttaaacaatacactcgaatatttttgtgttacacttaaatatcttcgtgttacacccaaatttacagcaaatacaaaaaaaatatttcctctaatgttgcatctttcttcttcttcttctttttattatttctttcctttttttagttgaatgaatgtaagttcatcctcttccaaataattttgtaacattgtgtattttttctttttatttatttatttttttgttttgtttttattattgttaaatgagtaaaacaagaagaaacttgagaagacaaaacaacaacaaaaaaagatgaataagtaaaaaaagataatgatgataataaaaaaaaaaagaagaagaagaagcagcaaaaGACGAGGAGGAGAGAGAAGAATAGTTTTGAATTATACATAACTTATTAGCACACATACaccaaaaattcttaaataatatTGATATGACCAGTAAACATCGGTTACGAGTTATAACTCGGAAACGCATAATCTTCAATTATAACCGACCTTTTTGAAGGACAACATTAATCTCTAATTGATAACGTCGGATATGCAATCAATCCTCTCCTCAGGCGTTACAACCTCGTCCACACGGGTATAAAGGGACGAGGAAACAACCAAAGGTAAGATCATCTTTTGATGAAAGAAGAATATTCATACACCTATATCACtctgctaacttaagcatcggagtgcctttgcaggtactCAAGCTCCCCGCTCCAGTCAACCGACGTATACCACACTTTTCAGGGAAGGATCACCGACCTTCGTCAAGAGCCGAGATATACCTCCATTCGCTCAGGCAAGAACAGATTGGCGCTAGAAGGAGGGCCTCGTGTGAAATTTCCTTTCGCGAGCTCTTGAAACCCTAACACTTGACGATGGCCGATGCCCCTCCCCCCACCCCGTCTGAGCTTCTCCGGATGGTAACTGAGCTCCAGCAAGCGAATCAACGTATGGCTGAAGCAAACCAGCGCATGACAGAAGAAAACCAAAGAATGCAACAACAGATTCAACAATTGGCTAACGCTCGACTGGAACATAACAATGATCGTCGTGAGCGGCAGGAAAATGATGACCAACGGTCCGAACCGACTCATGTCTCGGAGACACCTCAAGACGATGACGCTGATCATCGGAACGAGGAGGCAATACCCGAGGACGAGAATGACCAGCCCGACAACTCGGCAGGACCTTTTACGGCTGACATTATGAATTTTCAACTGCCCAGACAATTCACGCTGCCGACAACGCTAACTCCCTACGACGGGCTAGGGGATCCTAAGCAGCACATTAAAAAATTCCGATCTATTATGATTGTCAATGGGGCATCCGACCCCATTTTATGTCGTTGTTTTCCTTCCTTTTTAGATGGACCCGCACTTGACTGGTTTTGCTCTTTGCCTGCAGATTCTATTTCCCGCTTCCAGGAGCTAGCAAAGCAGTGTGAAGACCATTTTGCAGCGTCAGCAATTTACCTGCACGATTCCGACTATCTAAATACAATCAAGCAGGGTCCGCAAGAGAGTCTGAAGGATTATATTACCCGTTTCACAAAAATCGCCATGCAAATTCCTGATTTACATCCAGAGGTCCACTTGCATGCAATTAAAAGCGGCCTCCGACCTGGCAAATTCCAGGAAACTATTGCAGTAGCCAAGCCAAAGACTCTGGCCGAGTTTAGGGAGAAAGCCAAGGGGCAAATAGACATCGAAGAGCTTCGACAAGCGCGACAAGCAGAAAAGTCAGCGTTCATGAAAGACGATGACAAACCTCGAGAGAGCAAGAAAAATTTCAAGCCCGTGCCGCGTTACGAGTCTTACACTCAGTTCAACACAAAAAGGGACGACATTATCAAGGAAATGTTAAACTCCAAGCTCATCAAGCCACCCCGTAAGGCCGGCAGCTACCCGGAGCCAAAGAACGTAGATAAATCGAAATACTGCACCTTTCACCAAAAGCATGGTCATACCACAGATGAGTGCGTGATTGCCAAGGATCTCCTAGAGCGCTTAGCGCAGCAAGGACACCTTGATAAATTCATTGCAGGACACATGCAGAAACGTCAAATTCCAAGCTCCGACCAACCTGCAACAACTTCATCATCCAAAGAAAAGGACAAAGCCCCGGCTCAGCCCAGAGGGGTGATTAACTGTATTTCAGGGGGATATGCCGGTGGAGGAGAAACAAACTCGGCAAGAAAACGCACATACAGGGCTATATTGGCAGTTGAACACTCTTCTAGCCATTCTCAACCAACCCCAGACGTTCCTGAGATGACTTTTGGCTGTTCTGATTTTAAATCCAACCACATGAACTATGACGATCCCGTGGTGATCTCGATTCAGTTGAGAGACCTTATTGTTCGGAAAGTGCTGCTTGATCCTGGGAGCAGCGCCGACGTACTATTCTTCGCCACATTCCAGAAATGAAGCTCAGCACTCATATCGTGCAAGCTTACTCGAGAGATCTAGTCGGATTTTCAGGAGAACGAGTCCCTGTGCTGGGATCTGTGTGGTTACAAACCACACTCGGTGAGCAACCCCTAACTAAGACGCAGGATATACAATATCTCGTGGTCGATTGCTTTAGTCCTTATAATCTCATATTAGGAAGACCTTTTTTAAATAGATTTGCTGCTATTGTTTCCACTTTTCATCTTTGTATCAAGTTTCCTGTGCAGGATAACATAGTTGCAACTGTACATGGTGACCTACATGAAGCCAATACCAGCCTCAAGCCAATTAAAAGAAGCACTCAGGCACGTGTCAATTCTATACAATCTGGGCGACCATTGCTAAACGAGCTCGACCCAAGGGCCGACTTTGAAGATCGCCCTACACCGAATGAAGATCTGGAAAAGGTCATCCTCAAGGAGGATCCAACCAAGTTTACATTCATCGGAACATCTATTACCAAAGAGGAAAAGCAAAAGCTAATCAACTGCTTACGCCAGAACGCTGACCTATTTGCTTGGACTTCAGGAGATATGCCGGGGATAGACCCAGCAGTGATCACACATAAATTACAAATCAATCCAACAGCTCGGCCGATCTCCCAAAAGAAAAGGAACCTCGGGACCGAGAAATGATTAGCGTCCGTGGCCGAGGTCAAGAAGCTCATTGACGCCGAGTTTATCAGAGAACTCCGCTTCACAACATGGTTGGCCAACATCGTCATGGTAAAAAAGCATAACGGTAAATAGCGCATGTGCGTCGATTTTACTGATTTAAATAAGGCCTGCCCCAAAGATGCTTATCCTTTGCCAAGTATTGACACCCTGGTTGACAATTCCTGTGGCTATGGTACCTTGAgtttcatggatgcatactctggTTACAACCAGATCCTTATGCATCCatccgaccaagaaaaaacagcaTTTATAACTAAATATGGTAACTATTGTTATAATATTATGCCTTTTggattaaagaatgcaggtGCAACTTACCAGCGACTCATGAACAAGATCTTTGAGGAACAAATCGGCCGAAACATCGAGGTATATGTCGATGACATGGTCGTCAAAACAAAGATCGGCCACCCTCACATACAAGACCTTGAGGAGATATTTGCACAAATCAGAAAATATAACATGAGGCTGAACCCCGAGAAGTGTGCTTTCGGCGTCCAAGGCAGCAAATTCCTTGGATTTATCCTGACAAGCCGAGGCATTGAAGCAAACCCAGAAAAGTGTCAAGCAATACTTAACATGCAAAGTCCGACAACTATAAAAGAAGTGCAACGTTTAACAGGCAGATTAGCAGCTTTATCCAGATTCCTCCCATGCTTGGCATCTAAGTCACACAACTTTTTTCAATGCCtgaaaaaagacaaaaaattcTTTACTTGGACTGAAGAGTGCGAAAAAGCGTTCGCCGATTTAAAACAACTCCTTTCAAAACCACCAATTTTACAGAAGCCCAAGCTCGGCAAACCACTATATTTGTATTTATCTATCACTGACATGGCGATTAGTTCTGTTCTCACTGCAGAAGAAGATAAGCAACAGCGACCAGTCTATTTTGTGAGCAAGTCATTACAGAATGCGGAACTTCGTTATCCAAGGCTTGAGAAGCTCGCCTTGGCCCTGGTCTTCTCCGCAAGACAACTCTGACCTTATTTTCAAAGCCACACAATCATCGTCAGAACCGATCACCCACTTCGTCAAATACTCAGTAAGCCTGAATTAGCAGGCCGACTAATTAAGTGGTCTATCGAACTTTCCGAGTTTGACATCTTATACCAGCCACGAGGTGCTGTCAAACCACAATGGTTAGCCGATTTTGTTGCAGAATTGACAAGCTCACACCCAGAACAGGTAAACCAGACGTGGACCTTGTTTGTTGATGGTGCCTCAAACCCTCAAGGGTCTGGAGCCGGCATACTACTGGAAAGCTCAGACGGCATAGTCCTGGAGCACTCTCTCCGTTTCTCCTTCAAAGCCAGCAATAACCAAGCGGAATACGAGGCCCTCATAGCCGGGCTCAGGTTAGCAGCCGATttaaatattacaaatttaaCAATACTTTGTGACTCTTTGTTAGTTGTTCAACAAGTAAACAAAAGTTTCCAAGCAAAAGATCAgattttactaaaatatttaGATGTTGTTCAACAACTGTTAGCAAACTTTCTGGACGTTAAAATACACCACATACCTAGAGAACAAAATCATAGAGCAGATGTTTTGTCAAAATTAGCAACAACACAAGCACACACTGCCAAACTGTTGCAATCAACTCTAGATAAACCAAGCATTGATACAATAAGGATTCTAACCACCCTGAATAAGGACAGTTGGCAAAATTCTTATATCCAGTACCTCCGCCATGGTTCTATCCCTGATGAAATTCAAGATAAGAAAAAGTTTAAGAGACAAGCATCTTTCTTTACATTGTTAAATAACATTTTATATAGGCGAGGTTACTCTCGACCTCTCTTAAAATGTTTGGACAGGGCTGAAGCCGACCTTATTTTATCCGAAGCCCACGAAGGCATATGTGGAATACACACCGGAGCTCGAAGCTTAGCACAAAAGGTTTTACGAGCCGGATTTTACTGGCCCACATTGTGGGAAGACAGTGGCAAAAAAGTCAAGACCTGTGACAAGTGCCAGAAGCACGCACCGATCATTAACCTACCTGCCGAGGAACTTCATCAGTCTGTGGTAAGCTGGCCTTTCAACAGATGGGGCATCGACATCCTCGGCCCTTTCCCCACGGCCTCGGGACAGGTAAAATATCTGGTAGTTGCCATCGATTACTTTTCTAAGTGGATCGAGGCACAGCCTTTAGCAAAAATAACATCGTCACAAATGGTTAATTTTGTATGGAAGTATATTATCTGTAGATTCGGCATACCACAGCACATTATTACTGACAATGGTCGACAATTTACCGAccataatttcaaaaattttttgcaGAATTTAAGAATCAGGCAACACTTCTCATCTATAGAACACCCACAATCAAACGGGTTGGCGGAGGCAGCGAACAAGGTCCTCTTAC
The Arachis stenosperma cultivar V10309 chromosome 7, arast.V10309.gnm1.PFL2, whole genome shotgun sequence genome window above contains:
- the LOC130941008 gene encoding dihydrolipoyllysine-residue succinyltransferase component of 2-oxoglutarate dehydrogenase complex 2, mitochondrial, with product MLGVIRRRVASSSPYPMLLSQSARKFRSGSSAAARDSSIVEKEVSFHSGHYGNVRNFSHMTPGCWVNVKPMREVFCQEATMQTWRRPFSSDSGDNVDVVVPPLAESIADGTLAKFLKRPGDRVAVDEPIAQIETDKVTIDVSSPESGVIVKLLANEGDTVEPGNKIAIISRSADATTHVAPSETTSEKAAPQPTQKTSEEKKAPKAEPAPAKEKPKAPPAPARPAGAQSSPTEPQLPPKERERRVPMTRLRKRVATRLKDSQNTFAMLTTFNEVDMTNLMKLRADYKDAFVEKHGVKLGLMSGFVKAAVNALQHQPIVNAVIDGDDIIYRDYIDISIAVGTPKGLVVPVIRNCDTMNFADIEKQINAFAKKANDGTLSIDEMAGGTLTISNGGVYGSLLSTPIINPPQSAILGMHSIVSRPMVVGGNVVPRPMMYIALTYDHRIIDGREAVFFLRRIKDIVEDPRRLLLDI
- the LOC130941207 gene encoding uncharacterized protein LOC130941207 — its product is MADAPPPTPSELLRMVTELQQANQRMAEANQRMTEENQRMQQQIQQLANARLEHNNDRRERQENDDQRSEPTHVSETPQDDDADHRNEEAIPEDENDQPDNSAGPFTADIMNFQLPRQFTLPTTLTPYDGLGDPKQHIKKFRSIMIVNGASDPILCRCFPSFLDGPALDWFCSLPADSISRFQELAKQCEDHFAASAIYLHDSDYLNTIKQGPQESLKDYITRFTKIAMQIPDLHPEVHLHAIKSGLRPGKFQETIAVAKPKTLAEFREKAKGQIDIEELRQARQAEKSAFMKDDDKPRESKKNFKPVPRYESYTQFNTKRDDIIKEMLNSKLIKPPRKAGSYPEPKNVDKSKYCTFHQKHGHTTDECVIAKDLLERLAQQGHLDKFIAGHMQKRQIPSSDQPATTSSSKEKDKAPAQPRGVINCISGGYAGGGETNSARKRTYRAILAVEHSSSHSQPTPDVPEMTFGCSDFKSNHMNYDDPVVISIQLRDLIVRKVLLDPGSSADVLFFATFQK